A stretch of Palaemon carinicauda isolate YSFRI2023 chromosome 34, ASM3689809v2, whole genome shotgun sequence DNA encodes these proteins:
- the LOC137626687 gene encoding ionotropic receptor 21a-like gives MDSLKRWLKFDLKYATKEQEANILWTTIFDSIQRGENDVFINYATITPERSANFDLTVPYYREGFGMILEVPLPLPRWQSILFPFSWWVWGAIILSMSCSAITYHLLDHMEEPSFITNFIIIMQSLLSNPMDTVPKKRRMRNFLLVWWLGSWFINISYTCNLIAVLTVPVFPTKLQTALDISKSSYKLCMLDYGEFVEEALAESKHPVLSALSKILDMVPPYDTWEHIGQEQCIKRVLVGTHAHIETYSYVKILYNKLGHGAKVYSFQEQLYLGYLAYAVQKNAPWKYKFDVGMQLMLEAGLIQKWYNDAMDDF, from the exons gaacaggaag CAAACATCCTCTGGACCACAATATTCGACTCAATCCAAAGAGGTGAAAATGATGTGTTCATCAACTATGCCACAATTACACCAGAGAGGAGTGCCAATTTTGACCTCACAGTTCCTTATTATAGAGAAGG ttttggaATGATACTCGAAGTACCACTACCCCTCCCCAGGTGGCAAAGCATCCTGTTTCCTTTCTCTTGGTGGGTTTGGGGAGCCATAATCCTGTCCATGTCCTGCTCTGCCATCACATATCACCTACTCGACCACATGGAGGAGCCATCCTTCATCacaaatttcatcattattatgcaG aGTCTCCTGTCCAACCCTATGGACACCGTACCCAAAAAAAGGCGTATGAGAAACTTCCTCTTGGTTTGGTGGCTGGGATCCTGGTTCATCAACATATCTTATACGTGCAACCTAATCGCAGTCCTTACGGTACCGGTTTTTCCAACGAAGCTTCAGACGGCTCTGGATATATCCAAAAGCAGTTACAA ACTGTGCATGCTAGACTATGGTGAATTCGTAGAGGAGGCGCTTGCCGAGTCAAAGCACCCAGTCCTATCGGCGCTGTCCAAAATCCTCGACATGGTCCCTCCCTACGACACGTGGGAACACATCGGTCAGGAGCAGTGCATCAAAAGGGTTTTGGTAGGAACCCACGCCCATATCGAGACCTACTCCTACGTTAAGATCCTGTACAACAAGCTGGGCCATGGTGCGAAGGTCTACAGCTTCCAAGAGCAGCTATATCTGGGCTACCTGGCCTATGCGGTCCAAAAAAATGCCCCCTGGAAATACAAATTTGATGTTGGGATGCAGTTGATGTTGGAAGCGGGACTCATACAGAAGTGGTACAACGATGCTATGGATGACTTCTGA